The Breoghania sp. genome has a segment encoding these proteins:
- a CDS encoding ABC transporter substrate-binding protein, protein MVAGVCAQPVFAEPVKVGMITTLSGGGASLGLDARDGFLLAIKQSGTSDVEVVVEDDQRKPDVAVQLADKMIQSDKVDVLTGIIWSNLAMAVVPAATAQGKFYLSVNAAPSQLAGRGCNPNYFSVSYQNDNLHEAAGAYAKKAGYKKSFILAPNYPAGKDSLTGYKRFYDGELAGEVYTKLGQTDYAAEIAQIRASGADSVFFFLPGGMGIAFMKQYQQSGVDLPLIGPAFSFDQAILQAVGDAALGVKNSANWSKDIDNAANKAFVDGFVEAYGRLPSIYAAYGYDTGNLLLSAMDKASVKDADAFRAALRQANFASVRGKFSFASNNHPIQDIYVREVIKEGDIYTNKIVDTALVDRDNAYVADCKM, encoded by the coding sequence ATGGTTGCCGGCGTGTGCGCGCAGCCGGTCTTTGCGGAGCCGGTGAAGGTCGGCATGATCACCACGCTTTCCGGCGGCGGCGCGAGCCTCGGGCTCGATGCGCGCGACGGCTTCCTGCTGGCGATCAAGCAATCGGGCACGAGCGATGTGGAGGTCGTTGTGGAGGACGATCAGCGCAAGCCCGACGTGGCGGTGCAGCTCGCCGACAAGATGATCCAGAGCGACAAGGTGGACGTGCTGACCGGCATCATCTGGTCGAACCTCGCCATGGCGGTGGTGCCCGCCGCAACCGCGCAGGGCAAGTTCTATCTCTCCGTCAACGCCGCGCCCTCGCAGCTTGCGGGGCGGGGCTGCAACCCGAACTATTTCTCCGTCTCCTATCAGAACGACAATCTGCACGAGGCCGCCGGCGCTTACGCCAAGAAGGCGGGCTACAAGAAGAGCTTCATCCTTGCGCCCAACTATCCGGCAGGAAAGGACTCGCTCACCGGCTACAAGCGTTTTTATGACGGTGAGCTTGCGGGCGAGGTCTATACCAAGCTTGGCCAGACCGACTATGCGGCCGAAATTGCGCAGATCCGTGCTTCCGGTGCCGACAGCGTGTTCTTCTTCCTGCCCGGCGGCATGGGCATCGCCTTCATGAAACAGTATCAGCAGTCGGGCGTCGACCTTCCGCTGATCGGTCCGGCCTTCTCCTTCGATCAGGCGATCCTGCAGGCCGTGGGCGATGCGGCGCTGGGCGTGAAGAACTCCGCCAACTGGTCCAAGGACATCGACAACGCCGCCAACAAGGCCTTCGTGGACGGCTTCGTGGAGGCCTATGGCCGCCTGCCGTCGATCTATGCCGCTTACGGCTACGACACCGGCAACTTGCTGCTGTCGGCCATGGACAAGGCCTCGGTGAAGGACGCGGATGCCTTCCGCGCGGCGCTCAGGCAAGCCAATTTCGCCAGTGTGCGCGGCAAGTTCTCCTTTGCCTCCAACAATCACCCCATTCAGGACATCTATGTCCGCGAGGTGATCAAGGAGGGGGATATCTACACCAACAAGATCGTCGACACCGCGCTTGTCGATCGCGACAACGCCTATGTCGCCGACTGCAAGATGTAA
- a CDS encoding DNA repair exonuclease, which translates to MPFRFIHTADIHLDSPLKSLALRNADLSALIGAATRAAFSRTIDLAIEEEVDALLIAGDLYDGSETSMKTAVFLATELARLDEKGIRTFVIRGNHDAMSRITRELTLAASVKTFTGRAEAVKVEADAPFEVAIHGISFSNTHAPESLLDKFRPPVAGAVNIAMLHTSLGGAPGHDPYAPCQPGELDALGFDYWALGHIHQRSVQGAKGSIVMPGIPQGRDIGEAGPGTVSLVTIADDRTLTIEERVTAIAQFERVPLDLTGLDDWSDAINAMGSALRKARREAVCDHLVARLEISGETPLSWRLRRDPDLLLAEAEAQAAGIGNTWIDKIANAATPPAAPDHAALDETGAPVHELRALILDEVMQSPGYREALAELSRDLMSQLPGEVRAAFGEDEDESTAMLDMLAREGADDILARLQSPSAADAQGGED; encoded by the coding sequence TTGCCGTTCCGCTTCATTCACACCGCCGACATCCACCTTGATTCACCGCTGAAATCGCTGGCGCTGAGAAACGCGGATCTGAGCGCCCTGATCGGAGCCGCCACCCGCGCCGCCTTTTCCCGCACCATCGATCTCGCCATCGAGGAAGAGGTCGATGCGCTGCTGATCGCGGGCGATCTCTATGATGGTTCTGAAACCTCCATGAAGACGGCGGTCTTTCTAGCAACCGAACTTGCGCGCCTGGATGAAAAGGGCATCCGGACCTTCGTCATTCGCGGCAATCACGACGCCATGTCGCGCATCACCCGCGAACTGACCTTGGCCGCAAGCGTGAAAACCTTCACAGGCCGCGCAGAGGCCGTGAAGGTGGAAGCCGATGCGCCCTTCGAGGTCGCGATCCACGGCATCAGCTTTTCCAACACGCATGCGCCGGAAAGCCTGCTCGACAAGTTCCGCCCCCCTGTTGCCGGCGCGGTCAACATCGCCATGTTGCACACCAGCCTTGGCGGCGCACCAGGCCATGATCCTTATGCCCCCTGCCAGCCGGGCGAACTGGATGCGCTGGGCTTCGACTACTGGGCGCTAGGTCACATCCATCAACGCTCCGTCCAAGGCGCCAAGGGGTCCATTGTCATGCCCGGCATTCCGCAAGGGCGCGATATCGGCGAAGCTGGCCCCGGCACGGTGAGCCTTGTCACCATCGCCGATGACCGGACGCTGACCATCGAAGAGCGCGTCACGGCCATCGCCCAATTCGAGCGCGTCCCGCTCGATCTGACAGGTCTCGATGACTGGTCGGATGCCATCAATGCGATGGGAAGCGCCTTGCGCAAAGCCCGCCGCGAAGCGGTCTGCGATCATCTCGTCGCCAGGCTTGAGATCTCCGGCGAAACCCCGCTCAGCTGGCGCCTGCGCCGCGATCCGGATCTGCTTCTGGCCGAAGCGGAGGCGCAGGCGGCTGGCATCGGCAACACGTGGATCGACAAGATCGCCAACGCGGCGACACCACCGGCCGCACCCGACCACGCTGCACTGGATGAGACCGGCGCGCCCGTCCATGAATTGCGCGCCCTCATCCTTGATGAGGTCATGCAAAGCCCCGGCTACCGCGAGGCGCTTGCCGAGCTTTCCCGTGATCTGATGAGCCAGCTTCCCGGCGAGGTCCGCGCCGCCTTCGGTGAGGATGAAGACGAAAGCACAGCCATGCTCGACATGCTGGCGCGCGAAGGAGCGGACGATATTCTCGCCCGGCTGCAATCGCCTTCGGCAGCGGACGCGCAAGGAGGCGAAGACTGA
- a CDS encoding branched-chain amino acid ABC transporter permease, producing the protein MTGALVFEQVLNGLQFGVMLFLMAAGLTLVFGVMGLINLAHGSLYMAGAFACAAVAAATGSYWLGLVASLVAAAAAGAIVEVLVIRKLYDRDHLDQVLATFALILMFSEGTRYLFGSFPLFLNLPDVLSGAVPLPGGIDYPLFRLALIGVGLAVAFFLMALINRTRLGIRIRAGEADREMIAALGVDISRLYTIVFALGAGLAGLAGALVGTVQSVQVGMGEPVLILAFVVVVIGGIGSIKGALVGAILVGVTDTLGRFLLPAAFGLFMDPARATSVGSALASMSIYILMAAVLVFKPGGLYGKAGAR; encoded by the coding sequence GTGACGGGCGCTCTCGTTTTCGAACAGGTTCTGAACGGCCTCCAGTTCGGCGTCATGCTGTTCCTGATGGCGGCCGGGCTGACGCTCGTCTTCGGGGTGATGGGGCTGATCAATCTCGCCCACGGCTCGCTCTACATGGCGGGCGCGTTTGCCTGTGCGGCGGTGGCGGCGGCCACCGGATCCTACTGGCTGGGGCTGGTGGCAAGCCTTGTCGCGGCGGCGGCGGCGGGGGCCATCGTCGAGGTGCTCGTTATCCGCAAGCTCTATGATCGCGATCATCTGGATCAGGTGCTGGCGACCTTCGCGCTGATCCTGATGTTTTCCGAAGGCACGCGCTATCTCTTCGGCTCCTTCCCGTTGTTCCTGAACCTGCCGGACGTTCTGTCGGGAGCGGTGCCTCTGCCCGGCGGCATCGACTATCCGCTCTTCCGGCTCGCCCTCATCGGGGTGGGGCTGGCGGTGGCCTTCTTCCTGATGGCGCTGATCAACCGGACCCGGCTCGGCATCCGGATCCGGGCGGGCGAGGCGGACCGCGAAATGATTGCCGCACTCGGTGTCGATATCTCCCGGCTCTACACGATCGTCTTTGCGCTTGGGGCAGGACTTGCGGGCCTTGCAGGCGCGCTTGTCGGCACCGTGCAGTCGGTGCAGGTGGGCATGGGCGAGCCGGTGCTGATTCTTGCCTTTGTGGTGGTGGTGATCGGCGGGATCGGCTCCATCAAGGGGGCGCTTGTCGGTGCGATCCTCGTCGGCGTCACCGACACGCTGGGTCGCTTCCTGCTGCCCGCCGCCTTCGGGCTTTTCATGGATCCCGCGCGCGCCACCTCCGTCGGCTCCGCACTCGCCTCCATGTCGATCTACATCCTCATGGCGGCGGTTCTGGTCTTCAAGCCCGGCGGGCTTTACGGCAAGGCGGGTGCGCGATGA